The following proteins come from a genomic window of Desertifilum tharense IPPAS B-1220:
- a CDS encoding Crp/Fnr family transcriptional regulator codes for MLTSVDRLLFVRGVPIFKELRDDFLVRLASIMDELSFPAKHTIFTEGQEGRSLYIVVSGRVRVHLGDRDLAQLDQGATFGEMSLFDAEPRSASVTTLESCECLMLTQQQLYDAIDETPGIAVNVIRLLSRRIRELNQKLNAHEARLAEAALRGGIS; via the coding sequence ATGTTAACTAGCGTTGACCGCTTACTATTTGTTAGGGGCGTACCCATCTTCAAGGAACTGCGCGATGATTTTCTCGTGCGGTTAGCTTCGATTATGGATGAGTTGTCCTTTCCGGCGAAACACACGATTTTCACCGAAGGACAGGAAGGGCGATCGCTTTATATCGTCGTTTCCGGTCGAGTGCGGGTGCATTTAGGCGATCGCGATCTGGCCCAACTCGATCAAGGTGCAACGTTTGGCGAAATGTCTCTGTTTGACGCCGAACCGCGATCGGCCTCTGTCACCACGCTAGAATCTTGCGAGTGTTTGATGCTCACTCAGCAACAACTCTACGACGCCATCGATGAAACCCCCGGAATTGCAGTCAACGTCATCCGCCTCCTCTCCCGACGCATTCGCGAACTCAACCAAAAACTCAACGCGCACGAAGCCAGACTCGCCGAAGCCGCCTTGCGCGGGGGGATTTCTTAG